The following are encoded together in the Elusimicrobiaceae bacterium genome:
- the rplL gene encoding 50S ribosomal protein L7/L12 gives MAKLTQEELVNAIAELTVLELSELVKAIEEKFGVKAAAPAVAVAAAPAAAGAAAAEEKDEFNVVLAAVDAAKKIAVIKVVREITGLGLKEAKDLVEGAPKAVKENVAKAEAEELKKKITEAGGTVELK, from the coding sequence ATGGCTAAATTGACTCAAGAAGAATTAGTAAACGCTATTGCTGAACTCACTGTTTTGGAACTCTCCGAACTCGTGAAAGCTATCGAAGAAAAATTCGGCGTAAAAGCTGCCGCCCCCGCTGTGGCCGTTGCTGCTGCTCCCGCTGCTGCCGGTGCCGCTGCTGCCGAAGAAAAAGACGAATTCAACGTTGTGTTGGCCGCTGTTGATGCCGCCAAAAAAATCGCGGTAATCAAAGTAGTGCGCGAAATCACCGGTTTAGGCTTGAAAGAAGCTAAAGACTTGGTAGAAGGCGCTCCTAAAGCCGTAAAAGAAAACGTTGCTAAAGCCGAAGCTGAAGAACTCAAAAAGAAAATCACCGAAGCCGGCGGCACCGTCGAACTCAAATAG
- a CDS encoding 50S ribosomal protein L10: MNLTKEQKKQKSLELSSEISNAGTIFFTAYQGLKFGDMAGLRVKLGENGAKFRVERNAILDHAIRQAKIEGADEKLFQGPTAVAIGGDVAAVAKTLVDFQKGQAALKLRACYSDGVWYNEAQVQQLATIGTKEENLSKLAGALYSAVAQSAQVLQAPIRDFAYVIKALEDKQK, encoded by the coding sequence ATGAACCTGACTAAAGAACAAAAGAAACAGAAGTCGCTGGAATTATCTTCTGAAATCTCCAATGCCGGCACCATTTTCTTCACCGCCTATCAAGGCTTGAAGTTTGGTGATATGGCTGGTTTGAGAGTCAAATTGGGTGAAAACGGAGCTAAATTCCGTGTAGAACGCAATGCGATCTTGGATCATGCCATTCGTCAGGCCAAAATTGAAGGAGCTGATGAAAAGCTCTTTCAAGGGCCTACGGCTGTGGCCATCGGTGGCGATGTAGCTGCCGTTGCCAAAACATTGGTAGACTTCCAGAAAGGCCAAGCGGCTTTGAAGCTTAGAGCTTGCTATTCCGATGGTGTATGGTACAACGAAGCTCAGGTACAACAATTGGCTACCATTGGTACCAAAGAAGAAAACCTGTCCAAGTTGGCTGGCGCCTTATACAGCGCTGTTGCACAATCGGCTCAAGTTCTTCAAGCTCCGATACGAGATTTTGCCTACGTTATTAAGGCTTTGGAAGACAAGCAAAAATAA